The following coding sequences are from one Microbacterium wangchenii window:
- the tkt gene encoding transketolase, protein MSDLQWDEIDGRAVDTARVLAADAVEKVGNGHPGTAMSLAPAAYLLYQRVLRHDPADPHWPGRDRFILSAGHSSLTQYVQLYLGGFGLELSDLQALRTWGSKTPGHPEFGHTDGVEITTGPLGQGLASSVGFAYAARYERGLFDPETPAGQSPFDHFVYVIASDGDLQEGVTSEASSLAGHQNLGNLVVIYDSNQISIEDDTNVAFTEDVAQRYDAYGWHVQTVDWKKTGEYAEDVHELYAAIEAAKGETDKPSLIILKTIIGWPSPGKQNTGKIHGSALGADELRATKEVLGFDPEQTFAVADDVLEHTRGLIARGEAEKAAWQEAFDAWAAANPERKALWDRLQARELPADIADALPAFEAGKEVSTRAASGTVINALAAELPELWGGSADLAESNLTTIKDAKSFIPQEWSTHEWDGAPYGRVLHFGIREHAMGSIVNGIVLHGPTRAFGGTFLIFSDYMRPPVRLAALMNIPSIFVWTHDSVALGEDGPTHQPIEQLATLRAIPNFTLVRPADANETAVVWLEILRRTAGPTGLALTRQNIPVFPRGEGDASGDEFASAQGAVRGAYVLAEAPSGTPDVILIATGSEVQVAVAAREQLAAEGVNARVVSAPSLEWFDEQDAAYRDSVLPPSVRARVSVEAGIALPWRGIVGDTGRSVSIEHFGASADYKTLFQKFGITAEAVAQAARESIEENA, encoded by the coding sequence GTGTCGGACTTGCAATGGGATGAAATCGATGGGCGCGCGGTCGACACCGCGCGGGTGCTTGCGGCGGATGCCGTGGAGAAGGTGGGCAACGGCCACCCCGGCACCGCGATGAGCCTCGCCCCCGCCGCGTACCTGCTGTATCAGCGGGTCCTGCGCCATGACCCCGCCGACCCGCACTGGCCGGGACGTGACCGCTTCATCCTCTCGGCGGGTCACTCCTCCCTCACGCAGTACGTCCAGCTGTACCTGGGCGGTTTCGGCCTGGAGCTCTCCGACCTGCAGGCGCTGCGCACGTGGGGCTCGAAGACCCCGGGGCACCCGGAGTTCGGCCACACCGACGGCGTGGAGATCACGACCGGCCCGCTCGGTCAGGGCCTGGCGTCCTCGGTCGGCTTCGCCTACGCCGCCCGCTACGAGCGCGGCCTCTTCGACCCCGAGACGCCCGCGGGCCAGAGCCCGTTCGACCACTTCGTGTACGTGATCGCCTCCGACGGCGACCTCCAGGAGGGCGTCACGAGCGAGGCGTCCTCGCTCGCGGGCCACCAGAACCTCGGCAACCTCGTCGTCATCTACGACTCCAACCAGATCTCCATCGAGGACGACACGAACGTCGCCTTCACCGAGGACGTCGCCCAGCGCTACGACGCGTACGGCTGGCATGTGCAGACGGTGGACTGGAAGAAGACCGGCGAGTACGCCGAAGACGTCCACGAGCTGTACGCCGCCATCGAGGCAGCCAAGGGCGAGACCGACAAGCCGTCCCTCATCATCCTCAAGACGATCATCGGGTGGCCCTCCCCCGGCAAGCAGAACACCGGCAAGATCCACGGCTCCGCCCTCGGCGCCGACGAGCTGCGCGCCACGAAGGAGGTGCTCGGATTCGACCCCGAGCAGACCTTCGCCGTCGCCGACGACGTCCTCGAGCACACGCGCGGCCTCATCGCCCGCGGCGAGGCGGAGAAGGCCGCATGGCAGGAGGCGTTCGACGCGTGGGCCGCGGCGAACCCCGAGCGCAAGGCGCTGTGGGACCGCCTGCAGGCACGGGAGCTCCCTGCCGACATCGCCGACGCCCTCCCGGCGTTCGAGGCGGGCAAAGAGGTCTCCACGCGCGCGGCCTCCGGCACCGTCATCAACGCCCTTGCCGCCGAGCTCCCCGAGCTGTGGGGAGGGTCGGCCGACCTGGCCGAGTCGAACCTGACCACCATCAAGGACGCGAAGTCCTTCATCCCGCAGGAGTGGTCCACGCACGAGTGGGACGGGGCCCCGTACGGCCGCGTGCTGCACTTCGGCATCCGCGAGCACGCGATGGGCTCCATCGTCAACGGCATCGTGCTCCACGGCCCGACGCGCGCGTTCGGCGGCACCTTCCTCATCTTCAGCGACTACATGCGCCCGCCGGTGCGCCTGGCCGCCCTGATGAACATCCCGTCGATCTTCGTGTGGACGCACGACTCCGTCGCCCTCGGCGAGGACGGGCCCACCCACCAGCCGATCGAGCAGCTGGCTACCCTCCGCGCCATCCCGAACTTCACGCTCGTGCGCCCCGCCGACGCGAACGAGACGGCCGTGGTGTGGCTGGAGATCCTGCGGCGGACGGCGGGACCGACAGGCCTGGCGCTCACGCGTCAGAACATCCCGGTGTTCCCGCGTGGAGAGGGCGACGCCAGCGGCGACGAGTTCGCGTCGGCGCAGGGCGCCGTTCGCGGTGCCTACGTGCTGGCCGAAGCCCCCAGCGGCACGCCGGACGTCATCCTCATCGCGACCGGATCCGAGGTGCAGGTCGCCGTGGCCGCCCGCGAGCAGCTGGCCGCCGAGGGCGTGAACGCGCGCGTGGTGTCTGCGCCGTCGCTGGAGTGGTTCGACGAGCAGGACGCCGCGTACCGCGACTCCGTCCTGCCGCCGTCGGTGCGCGCGCGCGTGTCGGTCGAGGCCGGCATCGCCCTTCCGTGGCGAGGCATCGTCGGCGACACCGGCCGCTCGGTCTCCATCGAGCACTTCGGTGCCTCGGCCGATTACAAGACCCTGTTCCAGAAGTTCGGCATCACCGCCGAGGCCGTCGCGCAGGCGGCACGCGAGAGCATCGAGGAGAACGCATGA
- a CDS encoding heme o synthase: MDISTTTHTALPTVRRSAGRTVRAYITLTKPRVLELLLVTTVPVMILAQNGLPDLWLVLATVIGGSLSAGSAAAFNMYLDRDIDAHMQRTENRPLVTGEVSPRGALIFAWTLAVVSTVWLLLTTNWVAATLSATAIFFYVVIYTMILKRRTEQNIVWGGIAGCFPVLIGWSAVTGTLSWAALILFVLVFLWTPPHYWPLSMKYKDQYEEVDVPMLGATRSGSQVGLQVILYAWATVACSLLLIPVASMGLLYSVSSLVFGGWFIYESHRLYSRAVRGTEPRPMRVFHASITYLTLLFVAIAVDPLLPF, encoded by the coding sequence ATGGACATCTCTACGACGACGCACACGGCCCTGCCGACGGTGCGTCGCTCCGCCGGACGCACCGTGCGTGCGTACATCACGCTCACCAAGCCGCGCGTGCTCGAGCTGCTGCTGGTGACCACCGTTCCGGTGATGATCCTCGCCCAGAACGGCCTGCCGGATCTGTGGCTGGTGCTGGCGACCGTCATCGGCGGTTCGCTCAGCGCGGGCTCTGCCGCGGCGTTCAACATGTACCTGGACCGCGACATCGACGCGCACATGCAGCGCACCGAGAACCGGCCGCTCGTGACCGGCGAGGTCTCTCCGCGCGGCGCGCTCATCTTCGCCTGGACCCTCGCGGTGGTCTCCACCGTGTGGCTCCTGCTGACGACGAACTGGGTCGCTGCGACCCTGTCGGCCACCGCCATCTTCTTCTACGTCGTGATCTACACGATGATCCTCAAGCGCCGCACCGAGCAGAACATCGTGTGGGGCGGCATCGCGGGCTGCTTCCCGGTGCTGATCGGCTGGTCCGCGGTGACCGGGACGCTCAGCTGGGCCGCCCTCATCCTGTTCGTGCTGGTGTTCCTGTGGACGCCGCCGCACTACTGGCCGCTGTCGATGAAGTACAAGGACCAGTACGAAGAGGTCGACGTGCCCATGCTCGGCGCCACGCGCAGCGGCTCGCAGGTGGGCCTGCAGGTCATTCTGTACGCGTGGGCGACCGTCGCGTGCTCGCTGCTGCTGATTCCGGTGGCATCGATGGGTCTGCTCTACTCCGTGTCGTCGCTGGTGTTCGGCGGCTGGTTCATCTACGAGTCGCACCGGCTGTACTCCCGCGCCGTGCGAGGCACCGAGCCGCGTCCGATGCGCGTGTTCCACGCATCGATCACGTACCTGACGCTGCTGTTCGTGGCCATCGCGGTCGACCCGCTGCTGCCCTTCTGA
- a CDS encoding dinucleotide-utilizing enzyme — translation MTSRPSLVRSIPFWVLVVGSLALTGVGAWLVLDHLGRIESGIRSQTAEGAIAVYIGPPAATAGAVVLGAGLVGLLLALTLAALRSLLPTGEVVETVEWTEDDSAADEVLSPAAGEASTHAAPVIAEDPDVETPSDAPPPRGARD, via the coding sequence ATGACCTCCCGCCCCAGCCTCGTGCGCAGCATCCCGTTCTGGGTGCTCGTCGTCGGATCCCTCGCCCTCACGGGTGTCGGCGCCTGGCTCGTCCTCGACCACCTCGGCCGCATCGAATCCGGTATCCGCAGCCAGACCGCCGAAGGGGCCATCGCGGTCTACATCGGCCCGCCCGCCGCCACGGCCGGTGCCGTCGTCCTCGGCGCCGGTCTCGTGGGCCTGCTGCTGGCCCTCACGCTCGCGGCCCTGCGCTCGCTGCTGCCCACCGGTGAGGTCGTGGAGACGGTCGAGTGGACCGAGGACGACTCCGCAGCCGACGAGGTCCTCTCCCCCGCAGCAGGCGAAGCTTCCACTCATGCTGCCCCCGTCATCGCGGAGGACCCCGATGTGGAGACCCCCAGCGACGCGCCGCCGCCCCGGGGCGCGCGCGACTGA
- a CDS encoding COX15/CtaA family protein: MSRTATPLPAVEVPDVTPSRALRVLAWLSFAAEVIIIGTGGAVRLTGSGLGCTEWPLCTPESLVPLPEQGIHGIIEFGNRTMTGVVGILALAVLLLTLHAVAGRPLVTRALWAAGVGVIAAVAAYAVTAPFGLPAFGFASGALLLAVVIAAIGSLRRTPRRRDLAALAWITLAGVMAQAVVGGLAVVSDLNPFVVGFHYTASLLLSCVTAAYLVRMWTAAGPRVRVVPAWFAALTHVTGVALAATIFFGVLTTGSGPHSGDADIVREGFDATVLAHVHAWPGYILAALVAALTVSAWLLRLEPRRWLLVLVAAIAVQVAVGVWQARAGLPEILVGIHMVLAALSAAAYTVLVLRLKRPVAARDRVHS, translated from the coding sequence ATGTCCCGCACCGCCACCCCCCTCCCCGCGGTCGAGGTCCCTGACGTCACCCCCTCCCGCGCCCTGCGGGTGCTGGCGTGGTTGTCGTTCGCGGCGGAGGTCATCATCATCGGAACCGGCGGCGCCGTGCGACTGACCGGCTCCGGCCTCGGCTGCACGGAGTGGCCGCTGTGCACGCCGGAGTCGCTCGTCCCCCTCCCCGAACAGGGGATCCACGGCATCATCGAGTTCGGCAACCGGACCATGACCGGAGTCGTCGGCATCCTCGCCTTGGCCGTCCTCCTCCTCACGCTGCACGCCGTCGCCGGACGCCCCCTCGTCACGCGCGCGTTGTGGGCCGCCGGAGTCGGGGTGATCGCCGCCGTGGCGGCGTACGCCGTCACGGCGCCGTTCGGGCTGCCCGCGTTCGGCTTCGCGTCCGGCGCGCTGCTGCTCGCGGTCGTCATCGCCGCGATCGGCTCGCTGCGACGCACGCCGCGGCGTCGCGACCTCGCCGCCCTCGCGTGGATCACGCTGGCCGGGGTCATGGCGCAGGCCGTCGTCGGCGGACTCGCCGTCGTGAGCGATCTGAACCCGTTCGTGGTGGGCTTCCACTACACGGCATCGCTGCTGCTGTCGTGCGTGACCGCCGCCTACCTCGTGCGGATGTGGACGGCCGCCGGTCCGCGTGTGCGGGTCGTGCCGGCGTGGTTCGCGGCCCTCACCCATGTCACCGGCGTCGCGCTGGCCGCGACGATCTTCTTCGGCGTGCTCACCACGGGCTCCGGCCCCCACTCCGGCGACGCCGACATCGTCCGCGAGGGATTCGACGCCACCGTGCTCGCGCACGTGCACGCGTGGCCCGGGTACATCCTCGCCGCCCTCGTCGCCGCGCTCACCGTCTCGGCCTGGCTCCTCCGGCTCGAGCCGCGCCGCTGGCTCCTCGTCCTGGTCGCGGCGATCGCGGTGCAGGTCGCGGTGGGGGTGTGGCAGGCGCGAGCGGGGCTTCCCGAGATCCTCGTCGGCATCCACATGGTGCTCGCCGCACTGTCGGCAGCGGCGTACACCGTGCTCGTGCTGCGGCTCAAGCGCCCGGTCGCAGCACGCGACAGGGTTCACTCATAG
- the sufB gene encoding Fe-S cluster assembly protein SufB: MADVLIDRPELESLGVYEFGWHDPDAAGASAKRGLSEAVVRDISALKAEPEWMLKTRLKGLQLFGRKPMPTWGADLSDIDFENIKYFVRSTEKQAQTWEDLPDDIRNTYERLGIPEAERQRLVSGVAAQYESEVVYHQINEQLEAQGVIFMDTDTALREHPEFFEEYFGTVIPAGDNKFAALNTAVWSGGSFVYVPPGVHVEIPLQAYFRINTENMGQFERTLIIADEGSYVHYIEGCTAPIYKSDSLHSAVVEIIVKKNARVRYTTIQNWSNNVYNLVTKRAVAHEGATMEWVDGNIGSKVTMKYPSIFLMGEHAKGETLSVAFAGPGQHQDAGAKMIHMAPYTQSSIVSKSIARGGGRAGYRGEVRVDANAHHSANTVRCDALLVDSISRSDTYPAIDIRVDDVQLGHEATVSKVSEEQLFYLQSRGMPEDEAMAMIVRGFIEPIARELPMEYALELNKLIEMGMEGSVG; encoded by the coding sequence ATGGCTGATGTCCTGATCGACCGGCCCGAACTCGAGAGCCTCGGAGTCTACGAGTTCGGATGGCACGACCCCGACGCTGCGGGCGCGAGCGCGAAACGAGGTCTCAGTGAGGCCGTCGTGCGTGACATCTCCGCGCTCAAGGCCGAGCCGGAATGGATGCTGAAGACCCGTCTGAAGGGGCTGCAGCTGTTCGGTCGCAAGCCGATGCCGACGTGGGGCGCCGACCTCAGCGACATCGACTTCGAGAACATCAAGTACTTCGTCCGCTCCACCGAGAAGCAGGCGCAGACGTGGGAAGACCTCCCCGACGACATCCGCAACACGTACGAGCGCCTCGGCATCCCCGAGGCCGAGCGCCAGCGCCTGGTCTCCGGCGTCGCCGCGCAGTACGAGTCCGAGGTCGTGTACCACCAGATCAACGAGCAGCTCGAGGCCCAGGGCGTCATCTTCATGGACACCGACACGGCGCTGCGCGAGCACCCCGAGTTCTTCGAGGAGTACTTCGGCACCGTCATCCCCGCCGGCGACAACAAGTTCGCGGCGCTGAACACCGCGGTGTGGTCGGGCGGCTCGTTCGTCTACGTGCCGCCGGGTGTCCACGTGGAGATCCCGCTGCAGGCGTACTTCCGGATCAACACCGAGAACATGGGGCAGTTCGAGCGGACGCTCATCATCGCCGACGAAGGCTCCTACGTGCACTACATCGAGGGCTGCACGGCGCCGATCTACAAGAGCGACTCGCTGCACTCGGCCGTCGTGGAGATCATCGTGAAGAAGAACGCCCGCGTGCGCTACACGACGATCCAGAACTGGTCGAACAACGTGTACAACCTCGTCACCAAGCGTGCGGTCGCGCACGAGGGCGCGACGATGGAGTGGGTCGACGGCAACATCGGCTCGAAGGTCACGATGAAGTACCCGTCGATCTTTCTCATGGGCGAGCACGCCAAGGGCGAGACGCTGTCGGTCGCCTTCGCGGGCCCCGGCCAGCACCAGGACGCCGGCGCGAAGATGATCCACATGGCTCCGTACACGCAGTCCTCGATCGTCTCGAAGTCGATCGCACGCGGCGGCGGGCGAGCCGGCTACCGCGGTGAGGTGCGGGTGGACGCCAACGCCCATCACTCCGCCAACACCGTGCGCTGCGACGCGCTCCTGGTGGACTCCATCTCCCGCAGCGACACCTACCCGGCCATCGACATCCGCGTCGACGACGTGCAGCTCGGCCACGAGGCCACCGTCTCCAAGGTCAGCGAGGAGCAGCTGTTCTACCTGCAGTCCCGCGGCATGCCCGAGGACGAGGCGATGGCGATGATCGTGCGCGGGTTCATCGAGCCGATCGCGCGGGAGCTGCCCATGGAGTACGCCCTCGAACTCAACAAGCTCATCGAGATGGGCATGGAAGGATCCGTCGGCTAA
- the sufD gene encoding Fe-S cluster assembly protein SufD, with protein sequence MTTTTTPLPGSRAHTDGGWGRADAPAAPIQTRSERPWSFDPADFGAPSGREVNWKHTPIERLRGVLTPGEDSSAVRIDAGAAAAYVVSDTGTRGEFFRPEDLPAAIAWQRDTAGLHVRIPAGQELPEPLRIDLVGERTDGFGAAHIVLEAQPNARATVVLYHSGSAQYAQNVEILVRDGAALTVITVQRWDDDAVHAATHQARVDRDAKLTHVVVTLGGGVVRVNPSVELSGPGAEGRLFGLSFADAGQHFESQVYLHHKGPHTVGDVLYKGALQGVGARSVWIGDVLIGRDAVGTDSYEANRNLVLTDGARADSIPNLEIETGEIVGAGHASATGRFDDEQLFYLQARGIDEEEARRLVVLGFLSEIVQRIGVPDLEAELTEAIERELLEGAAL encoded by the coding sequence ATGACGACCACGACCACCCCCCTGCCGGGAAGCCGAGCGCACACCGACGGAGGATGGGGCCGGGCCGACGCGCCTGCCGCGCCCATCCAGACGCGTTCGGAGCGACCCTGGTCCTTCGACCCCGCCGACTTCGGGGCCCCCTCGGGCCGCGAGGTGAACTGGAAGCACACTCCCATCGAGCGCCTGCGCGGCGTGCTGACGCCGGGCGAGGACTCCTCCGCCGTCCGCATCGACGCCGGCGCCGCAGCCGCCTACGTCGTGTCCGACACCGGCACGCGGGGGGAGTTCTTCCGCCCGGAGGACCTGCCCGCCGCGATCGCGTGGCAGCGTGACACCGCGGGCCTGCACGTGCGCATCCCCGCCGGGCAGGAGCTGCCCGAGCCGTTGCGCATCGATCTCGTGGGTGAGCGCACCGACGGCTTCGGCGCGGCCCACATCGTGCTGGAGGCGCAGCCGAACGCACGCGCCACGGTCGTGCTGTATCACTCCGGCTCGGCGCAGTACGCGCAGAACGTCGAGATCCTCGTGCGCGACGGCGCGGCTCTCACGGTCATCACTGTGCAGCGCTGGGACGACGACGCCGTGCATGCGGCCACCCACCAGGCCCGCGTGGACCGCGACGCCAAGCTCACCCACGTCGTGGTGACCCTCGGCGGCGGCGTCGTGCGCGTGAACCCGTCGGTGGAGCTGTCCGGACCGGGCGCCGAAGGCCGCCTGTTCGGACTGTCCTTCGCCGACGCCGGCCAGCACTTCGAGTCGCAGGTGTACCTGCACCACAAGGGCCCGCACACCGTCGGCGACGTGCTCTACAAGGGTGCGCTGCAGGGCGTGGGCGCCCGCAGCGTGTGGATCGGCGACGTACTGATCGGCCGGGATGCCGTGGGCACCGACTCGTACGAGGCCAACCGCAACCTCGTGCTCACCGACGGAGCCCGTGCCGACAGCATCCCGAACCTCGAGATCGAGACGGGCGAGATCGTCGGCGCCGGGCACGCGAGCGCGACGGGCCGGTTCGACGACGAGCAGTTGTTCTACCTGCAGGCGCGCGGCATCGACGAGGAAGAAGCCCGGCGCCTGGTGGTGCTCGGCTTCCTCAGCGAGATCGTCCAGCGCATCGGCGTGCCCGATCTGGAGGCGGAGCTGACCGAGGCGATCGAGCGCGAACTCCTCGAGGGAGCCGCGCTGTGA
- a CDS encoding non-heme iron oxygenase ferredoxin subunit: MSAERACALSELETDTPLRVEIGGKPISIVLDSDGEVHAIGDTCTHGDISLSEGFVDGDTLECWAHGSAFSLRTGHPLNLPAFEPVPVYVVEIDGDDVLIDPTRTKEV, encoded by the coding sequence GTGAGCGCCGAGCGGGCCTGCGCCCTCAGCGAGCTGGAGACCGACACGCCGCTGCGCGTGGAGATCGGCGGCAAGCCCATCTCGATCGTCCTCGATTCCGACGGCGAGGTGCACGCGATCGGCGACACGTGCACGCACGGCGACATCTCCCTCTCCGAGGGATTCGTCGACGGCGACACTCTGGAGTGCTGGGCGCACGGCTCGGCGTTCTCGCTGCGCACCGGACACCCCCTGAACCTCCCGGCCTTCGAGCCGGTGCCCGTCTACGTCGTCGAGATCGACGGCGACGACGTGCTCATCGACCCCACCCGAACGAAGGAAGTCTGA
- the sufC gene encoding Fe-S cluster assembly ATPase SufC — MSVLEIRDLHVTVETDAGTTPILNGVTLTIRTGQTHAIMGPNGSGKSTLAYTIAGHPKYTVTSGSITLDGEDVLAMSVDERARAGLFLAMQYPVEIPGVTVTNFLRTAKTAIEGEAPSIRGWTKDVKEAMKNLRMDPKFAQRNVNEGFSGGEKKRHEILQLELLKPKIAVLDETDSGLDVDALKIVSEGVNRAKAESDLGVLLITHYTRILRYIRPDFVHVIVSGRIVEEGGPELADRLEEEGYDRFITEAGTSVDA, encoded by the coding sequence ATGTCTGTCCTCGAGATCCGCGACCTGCACGTGACGGTCGAGACGGATGCGGGCACCACGCCCATCCTCAACGGCGTCACGCTGACGATCCGCACGGGCCAGACCCACGCGATCATGGGCCCCAACGGCTCCGGCAAGTCCACCCTGGCGTACACGATCGCCGGTCACCCCAAGTACACCGTGACCTCCGGCTCGATCACGCTGGACGGCGAGGACGTGCTGGCCATGAGCGTGGACGAGCGTGCCCGCGCGGGCCTGTTCCTGGCGATGCAGTACCCGGTGGAGATCCCCGGCGTCACGGTGACGAACTTCCTCCGCACCGCCAAGACGGCGATCGAGGGGGAGGCGCCCAGCATCCGCGGGTGGACCAAGGACGTCAAGGAGGCCATGAAGAACCTCCGCATGGACCCCAAGTTCGCCCAGCGCAACGTCAACGAGGGCTTCTCCGGTGGTGAGAAGAAGCGTCACGAGATCCTGCAGCTCGAGCTGCTCAAGCCGAAGATCGCCGTGCTGGACGAGACCGACTCCGGCCTGGACGTCGACGCGCTGAAGATAGTGTCGGAGGGCGTCAACCGCGCGAAGGCCGAGAGCGACCTGGGAGTGCTGCTCATCACGCACTACACCCGCATCCTCCGCTACATCCGTCCCGACTTCGTGCACGTCATCGTCAGCGGGCGCATCGTCGAGGAGGGCGGCCCCGAACTGGCCGACCGGCTCGAGGAAGAGGGCTACGACCGCTTCATCACCGAGGCCGGCACCTCGGTCGATGCCTGA
- a CDS encoding metal-sulfur cluster assembly factor, protein MTATLAPEKFDEVTEALKDVMDPELGINVVDLGLIYDLGWDDENDALVIHMTLTSAGCPLTDVLEEQTAQALDNVVERFRINWVWMPPWGPERITDDGRDMMRALGFAI, encoded by the coding sequence ATGACCGCAACACTCGCTCCCGAGAAATTCGACGAGGTCACCGAGGCCCTCAAGGACGTCATGGACCCCGAACTGGGGATCAACGTCGTCGACCTGGGTCTCATCTACGACCTCGGGTGGGACGACGAGAACGACGCGCTGGTCATCCACATGACCCTCACGTCGGCCGGCTGCCCGCTCACCGACGTGCTGGAGGAGCAGACCGCACAGGCCCTGGACAACGTCGTGGAGCGGTTCCGCATCAACTGGGTGTGGATGCCGCCGTGGGGTCCCGAGCGGATCACCGACGACGGGCGCGACATGATGCGCGCGCTCGGCTTCGCGATCTGA
- a CDS encoding MalY/PatB family protein, whose protein sequence is MSVTPLQALPLDQLRERTSAKWRTYPDDVLPLFVAETDFPLAPAITRALADAVRLGDTGYTGPDPGLRAAYAGFARRRFGWSPDPARMRSTCDVMMGIVEVLRGVLDPGDRVIVTPPVYPPFYDGIPEAGGVVERAPLRDTGEGWELDLGGIDAALAGGARAVLLCNPHNPTGTVHSRETLAELAAIAARHGAVVLSDEIHAPLTQPEATFTPFLSVSEEAARVGLALVSASKAFNLAGLKCALMVASSEEHAAVLRAMPAEVEWRTGHFGALASVAAFAPESDAWLDALLAALDENRRLLAELLAEHVPGARYRIPDAGFLAWIDLSALGWGENPARRIRREARVALHHGPMFGDEGTGHVRLNFGCSPEVLREAVARIGALVRS, encoded by the coding sequence GTGAGCGTCACCCCCCTTCAGGCCCTGCCCCTCGATCAGCTGCGTGAACGCACCAGCGCGAAGTGGCGGACCTACCCCGACGACGTGCTGCCGCTGTTCGTCGCGGAGACCGATTTCCCCCTCGCCCCCGCGATCACTCGCGCCCTCGCGGACGCCGTGCGCCTGGGCGACACCGGCTACACCGGGCCGGACCCGGGGCTGCGGGCCGCGTACGCGGGCTTCGCGCGGCGCCGCTTCGGCTGGAGCCCGGACCCTGCCCGCATGAGGTCGACGTGCGACGTCATGATGGGCATCGTCGAGGTGCTCCGCGGCGTCCTGGACCCGGGCGACCGCGTGATCGTGACGCCGCCGGTGTACCCGCCGTTCTACGACGGCATCCCCGAGGCCGGCGGAGTCGTCGAGCGCGCGCCGCTGCGCGACACGGGGGAGGGCTGGGAGCTGGACCTGGGCGGCATCGATGCGGCGCTGGCCGGCGGCGCCCGTGCGGTGCTCCTGTGCAACCCGCACAACCCGACCGGCACCGTGCACTCCCGCGAGACCCTCGCCGAGCTTGCCGCGATCGCCGCGCGACACGGTGCCGTCGTCCTCAGCGACGAGATCCATGCCCCGCTCACGCAGCCGGAAGCGACGTTCACGCCGTTCCTGTCGGTGTCCGAGGAGGCCGCCCGCGTCGGGTTGGCGCTCGTCAGCGCCAGCAAGGCGTTCAATCTCGCCGGGCTCAAGTGCGCGCTCATGGTGGCCTCATCCGAGGAGCACGCGGCTGTCCTGCGGGCGATGCCCGCCGAGGTGGAATGGCGTACCGGCCACTTCGGTGCCCTGGCCTCCGTCGCCGCGTTCGCGCCGGAGAGCGACGCGTGGCTGGACGCCCTCCTGGCTGCGCTGGATGAGAACCGGCGGCTTCTGGCCGAGCTCCTCGCCGAGCACGTGCCCGGAGCGCGCTATCGCATCCCGGACGCGGGCTTCCTCGCGTGGATCGACCTGTCGGCACTGGGATGGGGCGAGAACCCGGCCCGCCGCATCCGCCGCGAGGCGCGCGTCGCGCTGCACCACGGCCCGATGTTCGGCGACGAGGGCACCGGTCATGTGCGGCTGAACTTCGGCTGCAGCCCGGAGGTGCTCCGCGAGGCCGTCGCGCGCATCGGCGCGCTGGTGCGCTCGTGA